In Lodderomyces elongisporus chromosome 1, complete sequence, a genomic segment contains:
- a CDS encoding uncharacterized protein (MEROPS:MER0003374), which translates to MAVTTDQTVALKYAQDFVDFVNESPTPYHAVDSVKKMLLNEGFEELIERNNWSKSHTIEKNGKYFVTRNGSSIIAFTVGGKYENGNGIAIVGAHTDSPCLRIKPISNRTSEGFITIGVEQYGGLIAHTWFDRDLSIAGRVYVKDKDGQYVPKLLKIDKPLLRIPTLAIHLNREANTKFEFNKETKLVPIAGQIALDKNEQEDSKRSGDSNCEKKHSCADDPNLQLTLEEFESVQNVISRHNKSLIQLIAKELEIEPQQIEDFELVLFDHQKSIIGGLNDEFIFSARLDNLTSCFAATQGLIESIDQLPNEKGIQMISLFDHEEIGSRSSHGADSSFLPDIIQRVAKVDFEDTKSPRSIDLFHEIVSKSFLLSSDQAHGVHPNYAENYEAKNRPQVNLGPVIKINANQRYATNSPGVVLIKKVADKARVPLQLFVVRNDSPCGSTIGPLLSSKLGLRTLDLGNPQLSMHSIRETGGTYDIIRLMDLFKSFFENYVDIDNKILV; encoded by the coding sequence ATGGCAGTTACAACAGACCAAACAGTTGCTCTCAAGTATGCCCAGGACTTTGTTGATTTCGTGAATGAGTCTCCAACTCCGTACCATGCTGTTGATTCTGTTAAGAAGATGCTTCTTAACGAAGGTTTTGAGGAGCTTATTGAGAGAAACAATTGGTCAAAATCACacacaattgaaaaaaatggtaaGTACTTTGTTACTAGAAATGGTTCTTCCATAATTGCATTCACTGTTGGGGGCAAGTACGAAAATGGTAATGGAATTGCTATTGTTGGAGCTCATACCGATAGTCCATGTTTGAGAATCAAACCCATTTCGAATCGTACTTCGGAAGGTTTCATTACCATTGGGGTCGAGCAATATGGTGGGTTGATTGCGCATACATGGTTTGACCGTGATTTGTCTATTGCTGGTAGAGTTTACGTTAAGGATAAGGACGGTCAATATGTGCCcaagttgttgaaaattgaCAAGCCATTGTTGAGAATTCCAACATTGGCAATACATTTGAATAGGGAAGCAAACACCAAATTTGAGTTCAACAAAGAGACCAAATTAGTTCCGATTGCGGGACAAATAGCTTTGGATAAGAACGAACAAGAAGATAGCAAGAGATCTGGCGATAGCAATtgcgaaaaaaaacatagcTGTGCGGACGACCCAAACTTGCAATTGACTTTagaagaatttgagtctgtTCAAAATGTCATTTCAAGGCACAACAAGTCGCTTATCCAATTAATTGCTAAGGAGCTTGAAATTGAGCCTCAGCAGATTGAGGACTTTGAGCTTGTGTTATTTGACCATCAAAAGTCTATTATTGGTGGGTTGAatgatgagtttatatttTCCGCGAGATTGGATAATTTAACATCTTGTTTTGCTGCTACGCAAGGTTTAATTGAATCTATAGATCAATTgccaaatgaaaaaggtATCCAGATGATTAGTTTATTTGATCACGAAGAGATTGGAAGCAGGAGTCTGCATGGAGCCGATTCATCCTTCCTTCCAGATATAATTCAGCGTGTTGCTAAAGTAGATTTTGAAGATACAAAGAGTCCAAGGTCTATCGATCTTTTCCATGAAATCGTTTCCAAATCGTTTCTTTTATCTTCAGACCAAGCTCACGGTGTTCATCCAAATTATGCTGAGAACTACGAGGCAAAAAATCGTCCTCAAGTCAATTTGGGCCCTGTGATCAAGATCAATGCCAATCAAAGATATGCAACCAATTCGCCTGGGGTTGTATTAATCAAAAAAGTTGCCGATAAGGCTAGAGTCCCACTTcaattgtttgttgtaAGAAATGATTCTCCTTGCGGATCTACTATTGGACCATTGTTGAGTTCTAAACTTGGGTTGAGGACATTGGACTTGGGTAATCCTCAATTGTCAATGCATTCGATAAGAGAAACGGGAGGTACCTACGACATCATTAGATTGATGGACTTGTTCAAGTCATTTTTCGAAAACTATGTTGATATCGACAACAAAATTTTGGTTTAA
- the SUR2 gene encoding Sphingolipid C4-hydroxylase sur2 (BUSCO:EOG09262V3O) encodes MNTSSSFQDVSSILSHPTYYPLKLNITRKPDIIPGLPDGVLALIAPIVAYWTYSSFFHFIDVYELAEKYRIHPSEEELKRNKVTVHEVVRDVILQHVIQTVVGLTVFYFDATQLTGFELYTMWQLKHNHLPSWVPNSVLYYGYMYGWSFLRLCVAFLVIDTWQYWLHRFMHVNKTLYRRFHSRHHRLYVPFAFGALYNDPLEGFLLDTLGSGIASIVAGLSHREQIVLYTFATLKTVDDHCGYRLPYDIFQIIFPNNSVYHDIHHQIWGIKNNFSQPFFTFWDVFNRTQYKFVNEYKDLQNHITLTKYKEFLAKKTRSGVRTEQEKENFKEETELTKETINELKKDI; translated from the coding sequence ATGAATACTTCATCGTCGTTTCAGGATGTTTCATCTATACTATCGCATCCAACCTATTACCCATTGAAACTTAACATCACTAGAAAACCAGATATTATCCCAGGTTTGCCTGATGGGGTATTAGCACTAATAGCACCAATAGTTGCATACTGGACATACTCGTCGTTCTTTCACTTTATTGATGTTTACGAACTAGCAGAAAAATATAGAATCCACCCCAGTGAGGAAGAATTGAAGAGGAACAAGGTTACAGTGCACGAGGTTGTAAGAGATGTGATACTCCAGCATGTCATACAAACAGTTGTTGGGCTTACTGTATTTTATTTCGATGCTACCCAGTTGACAGGATTTGAACTATACACCATGTGGCAGCTAAAGCACAACCATTTACCTTCGTGGGTACCCAACCTGGTCTTGTACTATGGGTACATGTATGGGTGGTCCTTTTTGCGCCTCTGCGTTGCCTTTTTGGTGATTGATACTTGGCAATATTGGTTGCATCGCTTTATGCATGTTAACAAGACACTTTACAGAAGATTCCACTCGAGGCATCACAGATTGTATGTTCCCTTTGCGTTTGGAGCATTGTATAATGACCCTTTGGAAGGATTTTTGTTGGACACCTTGGGCAGCGGAATCGCATCAATAGTTGCTGGTTTGAGTCATCGAGAACAGATTGTGTTGTATACCTTTGCTACTTTGAAAACTGTGGATGATCATTGCGGATATAGATTGCCATACgacattttccaaattatcTTCCCAAACAACTCCGTGTATCACGATATTCACCATCAGATTTGGGGTataaaaaacaactttTCACAGCCATTCTTTACATTTTGGGATGTGTTCAACAGAACCCAATACAAGTTTGTTAACGAGTACAAGGACTTGCAGAATCACATCACTTTAACCAAGTACAAGGAGTTCTTAGCAAAGAAAACGAGATCAGGTGTTAGAACCgaacaagaaaaggaaaactttaaagaagaaacagagTTGACGAAGGAAACGATTaatgaattaaaaaaagatatttAA
- the UTP6 gene encoding U3 snoRNP protein, translated as MADKVRYYLEQSVPELEDLKVKGLFDKNEITMIMRRRTDFEHRISGRGSRPRDFIKYSEFEQNLERLRKKRYNRLNKVGLVDTKPSISDWAGVRRVMFIYDRATKRFPGDDDLWGQYLKFAKTNGAIKAVYKIYTRLLQLQPRNIEAWLSAAKYEFETNGNAKGTRLLFQQALRLNPESLVLWLNYAQFELTYISKLLARRKLLGLMTEQQQKEDEEKQNKDKESDDMIELKGETLKNLPEADMNMLGNPETNPALKGDVMLAIFDSCMDRFESFEVVDKMLEIVDKFDLNRDYLYQHILYYIQQKFPNDARTAFIDVTLPMRTSTDPQDLQLSVNKFMAYKQKHNDPVLTKLFTNYIEEKFENQSEKVTQLVDAIVKKCRA; from the coding sequence ATGGCAGACAAAGTTAGATACTATTTGGAACAGTCAGTTCCTGAACTTGAAGACTTAAAAGTCAAGGGTCTATTTGACAAGAATGAGATCACCATGATCatgagaagaagaacagatTTCGAACATCGGATTTCTGGACGTGGAAGCAGACCCAGAGACTTTATCAAATATAGCGAGTTTGAGCAAAATCTCGAAAGAttgaggaagaaaagatatAACAGATTGAATAAAGTTGGATTGGTTGATACGAAGCCCAGCATTAGTGATTGGGCCGGTGTGCGCCGTGTAATGTTCATTTACGATAGAGCTACAAAGAGATTCCCGGGAGACGATGACCTTTGGGGGCaatatttgaaatttgCCAAGACGAATGGAGCTATTAAAGCAGTCTATAAGATATATACAAGGTTGTTGCAGCTTCAACCACGTAACATCGAGGCTTGGTTATCAGCTGCCAAGTATGAGTTTGAAACAAATGGAAATGCAAAAGGAACAAGGCTTTTATTTCAACAAGCATTGAGATTAAACCCCGAGTCCTTAGTATTGTGGTTGAACTATGCGCAATTTGAATTGACATACATCTCAAAATTGTTGGCGAGGAGAAAGCTTTTGGGTCTCATGACGGAACAACAGCAGAAAGAAGACGaggagaaacaaaataaagataagGAGAGCGATGATATGATAGAGTTGAAAGGCGAAACATTAAAGAATTTGCCAGAAGCCGACATGAACATGTTGGGAAACCCAGAGACCAATCCTGCTTTGAAGGGAGACGTCATGTTGGCCATTTTTGACTCGTGTATGGACAGATTTGAATCATTTGAAGTTGTGGATAAAATGTTGGAAATTGTAGACAAGTTTGATTTGAACAGGGATTACTTGTATCAGCACATCCTTTATTACATCCAGCAAAAGTTTCCAAACGATGCCAGAACCGCGTTCATTGATGTAACTTTACCAATGAGAACATCCACCGATCCGCAAGATCTTCAGTTATCAGTAAACAAATTTATGGCTTACAAGCAAAAGCACAATGATCCGGTTTTGACGAAATTGTTCACTAATTATATAGAAgagaaatttgaaaaccaGCTGGAAAAGGTAACTCAGTTGGTTGATGCTATTGTCAAAAAGTGTCGAGCTTGA
- the BIG1 gene encoding Protein big1, with amino-acid sequence MLWKTFSLQLPSSPLLSLLLLSFFTFQLVSCGLAPVLIASHRLVPDLTSELQHSNIKPHDANSVTNLIKKLVTQCSSNAYLIVDIPGITYKDLNVARNEYWPYLRNYLYMSSTMVGLPKVENDGLDLNYLEEYIIKTCEAETIVAPNGEVADYYDVRKRVIRVNFNAIESESQSRGSWLQDCDQKLRKILRMLPSPHYTVILTSSTPGIVHPVPENIIKNQPEKHEIFHDIINNPKHNGGVEKNDRFHKAEPNWNPIRDSNTRYLEKKKKDEIHLFDYDLWVKNEKLITTVFVMILSLFMLKTLSFMNYIKSKFRGKVKRKQI; translated from the coding sequence ATGTTATGGAAAACATTTCTGTTACAGCTTCCATCGTCACCACTACTATCACTTCTACTATTATCATTCTTCACTTTCCAATTAGTGTCATGCGGATTAGCTCCTGTGCTAATTGCTTCCCATAGGCTTGTGCCTGATCTAACCCTGGAGTTGCAACATTCGAACATCAAGCCACATGATGCCAACTCCGTCACCAATTTGATCAAGAAGCTTGTTACGCAATGCTCCTCAAATGCGTACCTCATAGTCGACATACCTGGCATTACTTACAAGGATCTTAACGTTGCAAGAAACGAGTACTGGCCATACCTTCGAAACTACTTGTACATGTCATCAACAATGGTTGGGCTCCCGAAAGTTGAAAACGACGGGCTCGATCTAAATTATTTGGAGGAATACATTATCAAGACATGCGAAGCAGAAACAATTGTTGCTCCCAATGGTGAAGTGGCCGATTACTATGATGTTAGAAAACGGGTAATCAGGGTGAACTTCAATGCCATTGAGAGCGAAAGTCAAAGTCGAGGTTCGTGGCTTCAAGATTGTGATCAAAAGTTGAGAAAGATCTTGAGAATGTTGCCTTCGCCACACTATACTGTTATCTTGACCAGTTCGACTCCCGGTATTGTACATCCAGTGCCAGAGAATATTATAAAAAATCAACCCGAGAAGCACGAAATCTTCCATGATATTATAAACAATCCAAAGCATAATGGAGGAGTGGAGAAAAACGATAGATTCCACAAAGCTGAACCCAACTGGAACCCTATACGTGATTCTAATACGCGATActtggagaagaagaaaaaagacgAGATTCATCTATTTGATTATGACTTGTGGgtaaagaatgaaaaattaataacTACAGTGTTTGTCATGATTTTGAGTTTATTCATGTTAAAAACACTTTCCTTTATGAATTATATCAAAAGCAAATTTAGAGGCAAggttaaaagaaaacaaatctaa
- the ERG1 gene encoding Squalene epoxidase (BUSCO:EOG09261M4S): MTQDYDAIIIGAGVVGPCIATAFARQGRKVLILERDWSKPDRIVGELMQPAGVKALRELGMAKAVNHINAVPCTGYYVKYFDHHVTIDYPTKEVAQVTNPMKPINEITTPENEKIGSDLTLNMKEWDEDEKVRGVAFHHGDFLQNLRAICKNEPNVTAVEATVTKILRDENDTAIGVKAKQRENDEIVEYHGKLIISCDGIYSKFRKELSPDNVPTIGSYFIGLYLKNANLPAKGKGHVLLGEHAPVLIYQVSPTETRVLCAYRSTKPPSAANNEVYKYLKDSVLPNIPKETLPAFAEALEAKQFRIMPNQYLYAMKQGKQRGFILLGDSLNMRHPLTGGGMTVGLNDAVLLAKLLNPHNVDDFANHDLISEKLAIFHRKRKNLDAVINTLSIALYSLFAADKNSLEILQKGCFKYFERGGECVNGPIGLLSGMLPFPMLLFNHFFSVAFYSIYVNFIARGFAGFPIAIYEAFDVLFTAVVIFTPYLWKELVR; encoded by the coding sequence ATGACCCAAGATTATGATGCTATTATTATAGGTGCAGGGGTTGTGGGCCCTTGCATAGCAACAGCATTTGCAAGACAAGGCAGAAAAGTATTAATCTTGGAAAGAGATTGGTCTAAACCAGATAGGATTGTGGGCGAGCTTATGCAACCAGCTGGAGTTAAAGCCTTACGTGAACTAGGAATGGCAAAGGCTGTCAACCATATAAATGCAGTGCCCTGTACTGGTTACTATGTGAAATACTTTGATCACCATGTGACCATTGACTACCCCACCAAGGAAGTAGCTCAAGTGACAAACCCAATGAAACCAATAAACGAGATTACAACTCCtgaaaatgagaaaatAGGCCTGGACTTGACATTAAATATGAAAGAATgggatgaagatgaaaaagtaAGAGGAGTTGCGTTCCATCACGGtgattttttgcaaaatcttCGAGCCATTTGCAAAAACGAACCAAATGTCACAGCTGTTGAAGCAACCGTAACAAAAATTCTTCGAGACGAAAATGACACTGCAATTGGAGtgaaagcaaagcaaagagagaatgatgaaattgttgaatacCATGGTAAATTGATCATTAGTTGCGATGGAATTTACTCCAAATTTAGAAAAGAGTTGAGTCCCGATAATGTACCGACTATAGGCTCCTATTTTATTGGActttatttgaaaaatgccAATCTTCCAGCAAAGGGCAAAGGGCACGTTCTCTTGGGCGAGCATGCACCTGTTCTCATTTATCAAGTTTCTCCTACAGAAACCCGTGTTCTTTGTGCTTATAGATCAACGAAACCCCCTTCTGCGGCAAATAACGAAGTTTACAAGTACTTGAAGGATTCTGTGCTTCCGAATATACCAAAGGAAACTCTTCCAGCGTTTGCAGAGGCACTAGAAGCTAAACAATTTAGAATCATGCCAAATCAATATCTTTATGCCATGAAACAAGGTAAACAACGCGGCTTTATCCTTTTAGGTGACTCGCTCAATATGAGGCACCCGCTCACGGGTGGTGGAATGACTGTGGGGTTGAATGACGCTGTTTTGTTGGCTAAGTTACTCAATCCACATAATGTCGACGATTTTGCCAATCATGATCTCATAAGTGAAAAGCTTGCTATTTTCCatcgaaaaagaaaaaatttggatGCAGTTATTAACACATTATCGATTGCATTATACTCTCTTTTTGCCGCCGACAAAAATTCGCTCgagattttgcaaaaaggATGTTTTAAATATTTTGAACGTGGCGGCGAATGTGTCAATGGACCTATTGGGCTACTTAGTGGAATGTTACCATTTCCAATGCTATTGTTCAATCATTTCTTTAGCGTTGCATTCTATTCGATATATGTCAATTTTATTGCGAGGGGTTTTGCTGGTTTTCCCATTGCAATTTACGAAGCATTCGACGTGTTGTTTACTGCAGTAGTAATCTTTACGCCGTATTTATGGAAAGAGTTGGTGAGGTAG
- a CDS encoding uncharacterized protein (BUSCO:EOG09264OM7), translated as MSKKVASDDIFKGNNVEKINSELFTLTYGSLVAQLCRDFNNNYHEVNNQLDKMGYNIGLRLIEEFLAKTGVRRCSTFKETADIISKLGFKLFLNIQPAVENWSSDSRSCTLVIPDPNPLTEFVDLPVTADPKIAKELWYSQVLCGVLRGALQMVQLDCDVYFLKDRLRGDDRTEMRLKLNKILKDEVPAGED; from the exons ATGTCAAAAAAAGTAGCAAGTGACGATATCTTCAAAGGTAACAACGTCGAGAAAATT AATTCAGAACTATTCACACTCACTTATGGTTCCCTTGTTGCACAACTATGTCGAGATTTCAATAACAATTATCACGAGGTTAACAATCAGCTTGATAAGATGGGTTACAACATTGGCCTTCGATTAATTGAGGAATTTCTTGCCAAAACCGGAGTGAGACGATGCTCAACATTTAAGGAGACTGCTGACATAATCTCAAAATTGGGATTCAAACTATTCCTCAATATCCAACCCGCGGTAGAGAATTGGTCACTGGATCTGAGATCATGTACGTTGGTAATACCTGATCCTAATCCTTTAACTGAGTTTGTTGATTTACCAGTAACTGCAGACCCCAAGATTGCAAAAGAGTTATGGTACTCACAAGTTTTGTGTGGTGTATTGAGGGGCGCATTACAAATGGTGCAGTTGGATTGCGATGTGTATTTTTTGAAGGATAGATTGAGAGGCGACGACAGGACGGAGATGAGACTCAAGTTGAACAAGATTTTGAAAGACGAGGTCCCGGCCGGAGAGGATTAA
- the ADA2 gene encoding Transcriptional adapter ada2: MDSRNKLYHCDVCSTDCTNRIRVQCAICTDYDLCVPCFASGATTGDHKPWHDYQIIEQNTYPIFDRDWGADEELLLIQGCETFGLGNWADIADHIGNRSKEEVAQHYFKIYLESKDYPLPEMNKDFTNVSPTQLLSERKRRIEKRRNMPLPPPKGKPVASVPLCHEIQGYMPGRLEFDHEAENEAEVPIKDMIFDPDDSINDIELKLTILDIYNSRLTTRAERKRVMILNNLLEYRKNIANDKKKSKEEKDLLKRINAFIRILQPDDFDSFTRDILHELRCRLKIQQLQSWRKNGIKTLEDGAKFEKDKIIRSAHYTRMGNGVGRHSATPYGVSPQPEFKPKTPVNKTPLDITNSADYDLLSAEEKQLCSTLRIFPKPYLAIKNQLMKEAVKNNGVLKKKDARQSLKIDVNKASKIYEFFVQMGWISQG, encoded by the coding sequence ATGGATTCACGCAATAAACTATACCACTGCGATGTTTGCAGCACAGACTGTACCAATAGAATAAGAGTCCAATGCGCTATATGTACCGACTATGACTTGTGTGTACCTTGTTTTGCCAGTGGAGCCACAACTGGCGATCACAAACCATGGCATGACTATCAGATTATTGAACAAAACACATACCCAATATTTGATCGAGATTGGGGTGCAGACGAAGAACTATTATTGATCCAAGGATGCGAGACTTTTGGCTTAGGCAATTGGGCTGATATTGCCGACCATATTGGCAATCGAtccaaagaagaagtggcCCAGCATTACTTTAAGATCTACTTAGAAAGCAAAGATTACCCACTTCCAGAGATGAACAAGGATTTCACAAATGTGTCGCCAACACAATTATTAAGTGAAAGGAAACGtagaatagaaaagagaCGTAATATGCCGTTGCCGCCACCTAAAGGAAAACCCGTTGCTTCCGTGCCTTTGTGTCATGAAATACAAGGGTACATGCCAGGTAGGTTGGAGTTTGACCATGAAGCTGAAAATGAGGCGGAAGTACCGATTAAGGATATGATTTTTGATCCCGACGATCTGATCAATGATATCGAGTTAAAGTTGACCATTTtggatatttataattCCAGGTTAACAACGAGGGCTGAACGGAAACGTGTAATGATATTAAACAACTTGCTAGAGTACAGGAAGAATATTGCTAATGACAAGAAAAAGTcgaaagaggaaaaagatcttttgaaaagaataaatgcTTTTATTAGAATACTCCAGCCTGATGATTTTGACTCCTTTACTCGTGATATATTACACGAGCTTCGATGCAGACTTAAGATCCAGCAACTTCAGTCATGGCGGAAGAACGGAATTAAGACTTTGGAAGATGGCGCgaaatttgaaaaggaCAAGATCATTAGAAGTGCGCATTATACGAGAATGGGTAATGGTGTTGGAAGGCACTCCGCCACTCCATATGGGGTATCTCCGCAGCCTGAATTCAAGCCTAAAACACCTGTCAATAAAACACCTTTGGACATTACAAATTCAGCGGATTATGATCTTCTTTCAGCAGAGGAAAAGCAACTTTGCTCAACGTTGAGGATCTTTCCTAAACCGTACCTTGCAATCAAGAACCAGCTTATGAAAGAAGCAGTAAAGAATAATGGagtattaaaaaagaaggatgcACGACAATCATTGAAAATCGATGTGAATAAAGCCTCCAAAATATACGAGTTTTTCGTTCAAATGGGATGGATATCGCAGGGTTAA
- the RPS17B gene encoding 40S ribosomal protein S17.e.B has protein sequence MGRVRTKTVKRSSKVLIERFYPKLTLDFETNKRLTSEIAVIQSKRLRNKIAGYTTHLMKRIQKGPVRGISFKLQEEERERKDQYVPEVSALDLSHTNGQLEVDAETADLVKTLGFKIPLQTVNISSQRGPRRFAKRN, from the exons ATG GGACGTGTTAGAACAAAGACTGTTAAGAGATCCTCCAAGGTGTTGATCGAAAGATTTTACCCAAAGTTGACTTTGGACTTTGAGACCAACAAGAGATTGACTTCAGAAATCGCTGTTATCCAATCCAAGAGATTGAGAAACAAGATTGCTGGTTACACCACACACTTGATGAAGAGAATTCAAAAGGGTCCAGTTAGAGGTATCTCATTCAAATtgcaagaagaagaaagagagagaaaagatcAATACGTTCCAGAAGTTTCTGCCTTGGACTTGTCACACACCAACGGTCAATTAGAAGTTGACGCTGAAACCGCTGACTTGGTCAAGACTTTGGGATTCAAGATTCCATTGCAAACCGTCAACATTTCATCACAAAGAGGACCAAGACGTTTCGCTAAGAGAAACTAA
- the ALP1 gene encoding Basic amino-acid permease, with translation MSYTGSDKDQEEKVFDVKDLEQSVYHDSSSQDYHGHTEDLNRSLSPRVINMITIAGVIGTGLYLGTGKMLATGGPLSLLLNYMIIGIVVFFMMLSLGEMSAQFPVSGSFTTYAKRFGSDSLGFAMLINYWFNDCCSVAADLTALQLVVQYWTDFHWYVISIIFWVFLLFLNVIHVRVYAEAEYWLALLKVVTIIIFFIISICVNAGKNQQHEYIGFKYWSYGDAPFVNGFRGFCSLFVSAAYAFGGLESVSITAGETKNPNKTIPKTVKATFIRIIIFYVFTAFFIGMNIPYDYPNLSTKTVAVSPFTLVFQQVGSKAGGSYMNVVVLLSVISAGNHALFAGSRLAYNLSTQGYIPKIFLPLNRFRVPYVAVIVTWFIGGLCFASAFVGTGELWNWLQSIVGLSNLISWWIIGVVSLRFRRGYEKQGRTHELIFKNWSYPFGPWFVVIVGAFIILVQGWSTFSPFSVSDFFQSYLELGVFPICFIFWWLVIRRGKDKFVRAADMDLDTDRYVETSEELAEDQYAENLKGFAKFKHSFYLIITTVFEFGPFRFATNWFHCSKGLV, from the exons atgtCATATACGGGGTCAGACAAAGATCAAGAAGAGAAGGTCTTCGATGTCAAGGACTTGGAGCAATCAGTATACCATGATAGCTCATCACAAGACTATCATGGTCATACAGAGGACTTGAATCGAAGTTTGAGTCCTAGAGTTATCAATATGATCACAATTGCCGGAGTCATTGGAACCGGTCTTTATCTTGGTACAGGTAAAATGTTGGCCACAGGTGGGCCATTGAGTTTATTATTGAATTACATGATTATTGGAATAGTGGTCTTTTTCATGATGCTTTCGCTTGGAGAAATGTCCGCGCAGTTTCCAGTTAGTGGTAGTTTTACTACATATGCGAAACGGTTTGGGAGTGATTCCTTAGGTTTTGCCATGCTAATCAATTACTGGTTCAACGACTGTTGCAGTGTCGCTGCTGACTTGACAGCTTTGCAACTTGTAGTGCAATACTGGACCGACTTTCACTGGTATGTCATATCAATCATCTTTTGGGtgtttttacttttcttgaATGTTATCCATGTTAGAGTTTACGCTGAGGCAGAGTACTGGCTTGCGCTTTTGAAAGTTGTTACcattattatatttttcatcatcagtATCTGTGTTAATGCAGGAAAGAACCAACAACACGAATATATTGGATTCAAGTACTGGAGTTATGGAGATGCACCCTTTGTCAATGGGTTTAGAGGTTTCTGTTCCTTATTTGTTTCTGCTGCTTATGCATTTGGAGGATTGGAATCAGTCTCCATCACTGCGGGTGAAACGAAAAACCCCAACAAGACTATACCAAAAACAGTCAAAGCCACATTTATCAGAATCATCATTTTTTACGTGTTTACTGCATTTTTCATTGGTATGAATATTCCATACGATTACCCAAACTTGTCTACCAAAACAGTTGCCGTCTCACCATTCACACTCGTTTTCCAGCAAGTTGGTAGCAAAGCAGGTGGTTCTTACATGAATGTTGTTGTGCTATTATCTGTCATTTCTGCTGGTAACCATGCATTATTTGCCGGATCAAGGTTGGCATACAATTTGAGCACACAAGGTTACATCCCAAAGATCTTTTTACCATTGAACCGTTTTAGAGTTCCATACGTGGCTGTGATTGTTACTTGGTTTATTGGTGGATTGTGTTTTGCTTCTGCATTTGTTGGTACTGGTGAATTATGGAACTGGTTGCAATCAATCGTTGGTCTCTCCAACTTGATTTCGTGGTGGATTATCGGCGTTGTTTCACTTCGGTTTAGGAGAGGTTATGAAAAACAAGGTAGAACTCATGAACTCATATTCAAAAACTGGTCGTATCCCTTTGGTCCTTGGTTTGTCGTTATTGTTGGAGCATTCATCATTCTTGTTCAAGGCTGGTCAACATTCAGCCCTTTCTCTGTATCGGATTTTTTCCAATCATATTTAGAATTGGGAGTATTCCCGatatgttttattttttggtgGTTGGTGATAAGAAGGGGAAAGGACAAGTTTGTGCGCGCGGCTGATATGGACTTGGACACCGATAGGTACGTTGAAACTTCCGAGGAATTGGCTGAAGATCAGTATGCTGAGAATCTCAAGGGATTTGCTAAATTTAAACACTCCTTT TATTTAATTATCACTACAGTATTTGAGTTTGGCCCTTTCAGATTTGCAACCAATTGGTTTCATTGTAGCAAGGGTTTGGTTTAG